One Fundulus heteroclitus isolate FHET01 chromosome 11, MU-UCD_Fhet_4.1, whole genome shotgun sequence DNA segment encodes these proteins:
- the rtn2b gene encoding reticulon-2b has product MASKLMDLVYWRNMRWTGMVFTGLVMGLASLFQLSAITVLSHVCLGIMSVTATLRLYYKLLEVLRWNPGVHPFQSYLDYDSSLTDKETVMLVEEVVLLIAFAVTEIKRLLFIENMIDSIKFVLLLYLLTYVGIATNGLTLIIAAVIAVFSLPLFYKKQQVRIRKLVRALRAFVKKIKNLFNSLYQMVRPSSAPASKPVPPASPAVKQKSKSK; this is encoded by the exons ATGGCCTCCAAAC TCATGGATCTGGTGTATTGGAGGAACATGAGGTGGACCGGCATGGTATTTACGGGGCTGGTGATGGGCCTGGCCAGCCTCTTCCAGCTGAGTGCCATCACTGTGCTCTCCCACGTCTGTCTGGGTATCATGAGCGTCACCGCCACGCTCCGTCTTTACTATAAACTGCTGGAAGTGCTGCGCTGGAACCCTGGGGTGCACCCCTTTCA GTCATACCTGGACTACGACAGCTCGCTGACTGATAAGGAGACGGTGATGCTGGTTGAAGAGGTGGTGCTGCTGATTGCGTTTGCCGTTACAGAGATTAAACGCCTCCTCTTCATCGAGAACATGATCGACTCTATTAAG TTTGTGTTGCTGCTCTATCTGCTGACGTACGTGGGCATCGCCACCAATGGGCTGACACTGATTATAGCTG CTGTGATTGCGGTTTTCTCCCTTCCTCTGTTCTATAAAAAACAGCAG GTACGGataaggaagctggtcagagcgcTCAGAGCATTTGTGAAGAAAATCAAAAATCT GTTTAACAGCCTGTATCAGATGGTGAGACCCTCTTCCGCCCCTGCCTCCAAACCTGTACCCCCAGCTTCTCCGGCCGTCAAACAGAAATCCAAGTCAAAGTAA
- the ppm1nb gene encoding protein phosphatase, Mg2+/Mn2+ dependent, 1Nb (putative), with the protein MRTARKGSVEMPAFVRQLVKETEKRVSSFFKGGRGGASDAEQPGEGEKEEVLPSPYLDKPVLDKLTEEGCARWGLTYALGSMQGWRANMEDFHNCVPQLGGELAEWSFFAVFDGHAGSTVAQYCSQHLLGHILATAGIGAEDHPEKVKGAIIEGFMQTDKHLHSAARREGWERGGTTVVSTLISPYYIYFANCGDSRAMLCRSGQVCFSTEDHKPYSPLEKERIESAGGSVSLQRINGSLAVSRALGDFSYKGAENRIPSQQMVSPEPEVCVVERSPADEFLVLACDGVWDTISNEELCAFIHNRLQVCTDLRDVCAQVIDLCLYKGSLDNISIILLCFPGAPQLSAEALHQEAELEDLLESKVAEIYDELSASGEEPDLLSVLTVLASTVIPGLPPGGGIQSKRNCIISAYYHQRETHKPAVPNVLGSS; encoded by the exons ATGAGGACAGCCAGGAAGGGCAGCGTGGAGATGCCGGCGTTCGTGCGGCAGCTGGTCAAAGAAACGGAGAAGAGGGTCAGCTCTTTCTTCAAAGGGGGCCGCGGGGGAGCGTCGGACGCGGAGCAGCCAGGTGAGGGGGAGAAGGAGGAGGTCCTCCCCAGCCCGTACCTGGACAAGCCCGTGCTGGACAAGCTGACGGAGGAGGGCTGCGCCCGCTGGGGCCTGACGTACGCCTTGGGCAGCATGCAGGGCTGGAGGGCCAACATGGAGGACTTCCACAACTGCGTGCCCCAGCTGGGTGGCGAGCTCGCGGAGTGGAGCTTCTTCGCGGTGTTCGACGGCCACGCCGGCAGCACGGTGGCGCAGTACTGTTCTCAGCACCTTCTGGGCCACATCCTGGCCACAG CTGGAATTGGAGCCGAGGACCACCCTGAAAAGGTGAAAGGGGCCATAATAGAGGGCTTCATGCAGACCGACAAACACCTGCACTCTGCGGCCCGGCGCGAAGGCTGGGAGAGAGGCGGGACCACCGTGGTGTCCACCCTCATCTCCCCGTATTACATCTACTTTGCCAACTGTGGCGACTCCAGGGCCATGCTGTGCCGGTCGGGGCAGGTGTGCTTCTCCACCGAGGACCACAAACCTTACAGCCCTCTGGAGAAAGAGCGCATAGAAAGCGCCGGCGGGTCGGTGTCCCTGCAGAGGATCAACGGCTCCCTGGCCGTGTCCCGTGCTCTGGGGGACTTCAGCTACAAAGGGGCAGAGAACCGGATCCCCAGCCAGCAGATGGTGTCGCCGGAGCCGGAAGTGTGCGTGGTGGAGCGGTCGCCGGCGGACGAGTTCCTGGTGCTGGCCTGCGACGGCGTGTGGGACACCATCAGCAACGAGgagctgtgcgcgttcatccACAACCGGCTGCAAGTGTGCACCGACCTGAGGGACGTCTGCGCTCAAGTCATTGATCTCTGTCTTTACAAG gGCAGCTTGGACAACATCAGCATCATCCTGCTCTGCTTCCCAGGCGCCCCCCAGCTGTCAGCGGAGGCATTACACCAGGAGGCTGAGCTGGAGGACCTGCTGGAATCCAAAGtggcag AAATATATGATGAGTTATCTGCCTCGGGGGAGGAGCCTGACCTCCTATCCGTCCTCACAGTCCTGGCGTCCACCGTCATTCCAGGATTACCTCCGGGTGGAGGCATCCAGAGCAA AAGGAACTGTATCATCTCTGCTTACTATCATCAAAGAGAGACACACAAGCCGGCAGTACCAAAT GTTTTGGGAAGTTCATGA
- the LOC105929350 gene encoding potassium channel subfamily K member 13: MLLQSRLRASAVHMAQRRAAGGCCCCCSRAPLNEDNARFCLLAGLIFLYLLCGAAIFSALEHPFEIRARILWRQQLENFTRRYRVNLGALHTLLRQYEQANGAGIRVDALRPRWDFSGAFYFVATVVSTIGFGMATPATIAGKIFLIFYGLIGCAATILFFNLFLERIITMLAYIMRWCHERRLRCGGAGVMSSREESSGEEDSLEGWKPSVYYVMLILGLASVVIACSASTLYSSMENWSYVDSLYFCFVAFSTIGFGDLVSSQRERYESQGAYRLGNCLFILMGVCCIYSLFNVISIIIKQTLNWILGKLVCSGKRKLCSCPCLRSKSQSKRAPAAQRRVKRNAVQPVSTQRPVGRRHHTDGSVETVCDSETDAGAGAEVHLGRRLSGEMISVNEFMVSNKVSLALLQKQLSETAHQGPRQSYGHQNGFSGGVGALGIMNNRLQETSVDR; encoded by the exons ATGCTTCTGCAGTCGCGTCTCCGTGCATCTGCCGTGCACATGGCTCAGAGGAGGGCTGCaggtggctgctgctgctgctgctcccggGCTCCCCTCAACGAGGACAACGCTCGCTTCTGCCTGCTGGCCGGCCTGATCTTCCTCTACCTGCTGTGCGGAGCGGCCATCTTCTCGGCTCTGGAGCACCCCTTCGAGATCCGTGCCCGGATCCTTTGGAGGCAGCAGCTGGAGAACTTCACCAGGCGGTACAGGGTCAACCTGGGCGCCCTGCACACCCTGCTGCGGCAGTACGAGCAGGCGAACGGAGCCGGGATCAGGGTGGACGCGCTGAGGCCGCGCTGGGACTTCTCTGGAGCCTTTTACTTCGTGGCCACTGTTGTCTCTACCATTG GTTTTGGGATGGCCACGCCAGCAACCATAGCTGGAAAGATATTCCTCATCTTCTATGGCCTCATCGGCTGTGCGGCCACCATCCTCTTCTTTAACCTCTTCCTGGAAAGGATCATCACCATGTTGGCGTACATCATGCGTTGGTGTCATGAGCGGCGGCTGAGGTGCGGCGGAGCGGGCGTGATGTCGAGCAGAGAGGAGTCGTCCGGCGAGGAGGACAGCCTGGAAGGCTGGAAACCGTCGGTCTATTACGTGATGCTGATCCTGGGACTGGCGTCTGTCGTGATCGCCTGCAGCGCCTCCACCCTCTACAGCTCCATGGAGAACTGGAGCTACGTGGACTCCCTCTATTTCTGCTTCGTGGCATTCAGCACCATCGGCTTCGGGGACCTGGTGAGCAGTCAGAGAGAGCGCTACGAATCCCAAGGGGCCTACCGGCTCGGAAACTGCCTTTTCATCCTGATGGGAGTATGTTGCATCTACTCGCTGTTCAACGTCATTTCTATCATCATTAAGCAAACTCTCAACTGGATCCTGGGTAAGCTGGTCTGCTCCGGGAAGCGCAAGCTCTGTTCCTGCCCCTGCCTTCGAAGCAAAAGCCAAAGCAAGAGGGCTCCGGCCGCACAGCGCCGCGTGAAACGCAACGCCGTGCAGCCCGTCTCCACCCAACGCCCCGTGGGCAGGCGGCACCACACGGATGGCTCTGTGGAAACCGTGTGCGACAGCGAGACAGACGCTGGCGCAGGGGCAGAGGTGCACCTGGGCCGTCGGCTGTCCGGAGAGATGATCTCCGTCAACGAGTTCATGGTGTCTAACAAGGTGTCCCTGGCGCTGCTGCAGAAGCAGCTGAGTGAAACCGCTCACCAAGGGCCGCGGCAGAGCTACGGGCACCAAAACGGGTTTTCTGGCGGGGTGGGGGCCCTGGGGATTATGAACAATCGCCTTCAGGAAACCAGCGTGGACAGATAG